The following coding sequences are from one Melanotaenia boesemani isolate fMelBoe1 chromosome 17, fMelBoe1.pri, whole genome shotgun sequence window:
- the heyl gene encoding hairy/enhancer-of-split related with YRPW motif-like protein → MKRPHDYSSPDSDTDEFIDVGQEDSYCPVTGSMSPGSASQILARKKRRGIIEKRRRDRINHSLSELRRLVPSAFEKQGSSKLEKAEILQMTVDHLKLLHAMGGKGYFDARALAVDYRTLGFRECVGEVVRYLSSMEGESPDPIGARLVSHLSHCASELDPLFLQSAPSSTMPISPWPWAPFPQLAPGSPAPSSPPFPGGRRELALLGSYPSPASLRLAPLAGCQQGAPPLLAPAALASVHRVTSLTASPSLGSSRPTQPSPHSTTRASPLPPQTPSSSSSSTPSSTSSSSAPPQVSFRPFAPLGSPTAQRRGLSGSAKAGPGWGTEIGAF, encoded by the exons ATGAAGAGACCTCATGACTACAGCTCCCCGGACTCAGACACAGACGAGTTCATTGACGTGGGACAAGAAGACAGCTATTG CCCAGTCACTGGGTCCATGTCTCCAGGCAGCGCCTCACAAATTCTGGccagaaagaagagaagaggg ATCATAGAGAAAAGGCGCAGAGACCGAATCAACCACAGCTTGTCAGAGCTGCGGAGGCTGGTACCCAGTGCTTTTGAGAAACAG GGTTCCTCAAAGTTGGAGAAAGCAGAGATTCTGCAGATGACTGTGGACCATCTCAAATTGTTGCATGCCATGGGAGGAAAAG gataCTTTGATGCGAGAGCTCTTGCAGTCGACTACAGAACCCTGGGCTTCAGAGAATGTGTTGGAGAGGTGGTTCGGTACCTTAGCTCAATGGAGGGGGAATCCCCAGACCCGATTGGAGCTCGCCTCGTTTCCCATCTCTCCCACTGTGCAAGTGAGCTAGACCCCCTCTTCCTACAGTCAGCCCCTTCTTCCACCATGCCTATTTCTCCTTGGCCGTGGGCCCCTTTCCCTCAGCTCGCCCCAGGCTCGCCAGCCCCGTCCTCGCCTCCATTCCCTGGTGGGCGAAGAGAGCTCGCCCTACTGGGGAGCTACCCATCACCTGCCTCCCTCCGCCTTGCCCCTCTGGCTGGCTGCCAGCAAGGCGCACCACCGCTCCTCGCACCAGCAGCTCTGGCCTCTGTCCACAGGGTGACCTCCCTCACGGCGTCTCCATCCCTGGGCTCCTCCAGACCAACTCAACCGTCTCCTCACAGCACCACCAGGGCCTCACCTCTACCTCCCCAAactccctcctcttcttcttcttctacacCCTCCTCTACATCATCATCTTCTGCCCCTCCACAAGTCTCTTTCAGGCCCTTTGCACCCCTGGGGTCTCCCACAGCCCAACGCAGGGGCTTGAGTGGCTCAGCCAAGGCTGGTCCAGGATGGGGGACTGAGATTGGAGCTTTTTGA